The following proteins are co-located in the Xyrauchen texanus isolate HMW12.3.18 chromosome 41, RBS_HiC_50CHRs, whole genome shotgun sequence genome:
- the ythdf3 gene encoding YTH domain-containing family protein 3, with protein sequence MSATTVDQRPKGQGNKVQNGSMHQKDAVNDDDFDNYLSSQTNQSNSYPPMSDPYMPSYYAPSIGFPYSLGEAAWSTAGDPPMPYLTTYGQMSNGEHHFIPDGVFSQPGALGNTPPFLSQHGFNFFPGNADFSTWGTSGSQGQSTQSSAYSSSYGYPPSSLGRAIADGQAGFGSDTQLSKVPGLSSIDQGMAGLKLGSDMSAVTKTVGSPLGGTAGMSCMAANSMPPVSSSAPKPTSWAAIARKPAKPQPKLKPKPNIVLGSGATIPPPPIKHNMNIGTWDDKGSITKPPLTQQMLPPQPLMQQQLLPQPMLHNTLAPQHQQLQLQSPQTPQQLPPGPPHHPSQPGPPMHPPQQQNPPPQNRWVAPRNRGTTFNQNIGVENFGLGTGVPMSSSPSSGEVHPVLEKLKALNNYNPKDFDWNLKNGRVFIIKSYSEDDIHRSIKYSIWCSTEHGNKRLDGAYRSLGAKGPLYLLFSVNGSGHFCGVAEMKSTVDYNAYAGVWSQDKWKGKFEVKWIFVKDVPNNQLRHIRLENNDNKPVTNSRDTQEVPLEKAKQVLKIIATFKHTTSIFDDFAHYEKRQEEEEAMRRERNRNKQ encoded by the exons ATGTCTGCGACAACTGTCGATCAG AGACCTAAAGGACAAGGAAACAAAG tgCAAAACGGTTCAATGCATCAGAAGGATGCTGTAAATGATGATGATTTTGACAATTACCTGAGCAGCCAGACAAATCAG AGTAACAGCTACCCACCAATGTCCGATCCCTACATGCCCAGCTATTATGCTCCATCTATTGGATTCCCTTACTCCTTGGGAGAGGCTGCCTGGTCCACTGCAGGAGACCCCCCTATGCCCTATCTCACCACCTATGGACAGATGAGCAACGGTGAACATCATTTCATTCCAGACGGAGTCTTTAGCCAGCCTGGCGCTTTAGGCAACACGCCCCCTTTTCTCAGCCAACATGGATTTAACTTCTTTCCTGGAAATGCAGACTTTTCCACCTGGGGCACCAGTGGTTCTCAGGGACAGTCTACACAGAGCTCTGCATACAGCAGCAGCTATGGCTATCCCCCCAGCTCATTGGGTCGGGCCATAGCTGATGGACAGGCGGGATTTGGCAGTGACACTCAACTTAGTAAAGTTCCAGGGCTCAGTAGTATTGATCAGGGTATGGCTGGGCTGAAGCTCGGTTCTGACATGTCTGCTGTTACGAAAACGGTGGGGTCTCCTTTAGGAGGAACAGCTGGCATGAGTTGCATGGCTGCTAATAGCATGCCACCTGTCAGCTCCTCTGCACCCAAACCCACCTCATGGGCGGCTATCGCAAGAAAACCTGCGAAACCCCAGCCCAAGTTGAAGCCAAAACCCAACATAGTTTTGGGAAGCGGTGCAACAATCCCTCCTCCACCAATAAAACATAACATGAACATTGGAACCTGGGATGACAAAGGCTCCATCACCAAACCCCCTCTTACTCAGCAGATGCTGCCCCCTCAGCCCTTGATGCAGCAGCAACTCTTACCCCAACCCATGCTGCATAACACATTGGCGCCTCAACACCAGCAGCTCCAGCTGCAATCACCCCAAACCCCTCAGCAGCTGCCCCCAGGTCCTCCTCACCATCCCTCACAACCTGGTCCTCCCATGCACCCACCACAGCAGCAGAACCCACCACCCCAAAACCGTTGGGTGGCTCCTCGGAACAGAGGAACCACCTTCAACCAAAACATTGGAGTGGAGAACTTTGGCCTTGGGACGGGAGTCCCCATGAGCTCATCGCCCTCTTCTGGTGAGGTTCATCCTGTTCTGGAGAAACTCAAGGCCCTCAACAATTACAACCCCAAAGACTTCGACTGGAATTTGAAAAACGGACGAGTCTTTATCATCAAGAGCTACTCTGAGGATGACATCCACCGCTCCATTAAGTACTCTATTTGGTGCAGCACAGAGCATGGAAATAAGCGTCTTGATGGTGCCTACCGTTCACTTGGTGCCAAAGGTCCGCTATACCTACTCTTCAGTGTCAACGGGAGTGGACACTTCTGCGGCGTTGCCGAAATGAAGTCGACCGTGGATTATAACGCATACGCTGGAGTCTGGTCCCAGGATAAGTGGAAGGGCAAGTTTGAGGTGAAATGGATCTTTGTTAAGGATGTGCCTAATAACCAACTGAGGCACATTCGTTTAGAGAACAATGATAACAAGCCTGTCACCAACTCCAGGGACACTCAGGAAGTGCCCCTAGAGAAAGCAAAGCAAGTGCTTAAAATTATTGCAACTTTCAAGCATACCACCTCAATCTTTGACGATTTTGCACATTACGAAAAGCGCCAGGAGGAAGAGGAAGCCATGCGAAGG